TTTTTTGAGGCCGGCCATGATACCACCCGGCAGCTGGTCCTCTCGGCATTCTGGTTTGCCATCCCGAGCATCTTCTTCCTGCTGGCATTGTATTTCCTGCTCACCCGGTTCAGTCTCCTCCCGAGCCTTGGCGGGGCGTATGGGATCTGGATCGCAGCACTTCTCATCGTGTACCGTTTCGTTTCAATCGTATGAGATTCCTGCCTCACCTGGTAGGGGACCGGTTCTCCGGCCGACAGCAGATTCCCGGCAATACTTTCACCCCCCCTGCCTGCCGGTATTCATACCATGCTGCCAGATCTGCACCCGGACCATGAACCGGAAGGTACACCTCATCTCCGGGGGAATTCTCTACCTTGCGTACGTATACGTTACCGGTTTTTTTCACGATATTACCCCGGAACTCTTCGTGTACGGGATCGTTGCGGTTACCCTGGGCTCCCTCTTCCCGGATATCATCGAGCCCGCAACTGGTGCCCGTCACCGGCGCATCTGCCACAGCTGGCGGGCCCTGAAACTCATGCTCGCACTCTTCCTGGTCCTGGCTCTGGCAATCAGCTTTTCACCCGGCATTCCCCGGTACCCTCTCGCATTTTCCGCATCCTGCTTTTTCCTCGGCTACGCGGTTCATCTCATTGCAGATTCCCTGACCCGGGCCGGGTTACCGGACTGAACCGTCAGGAAGCAGGAACCCGCCACAGGATCCGGCGGGGGATCTTCTGGTATTCCGGCACAATGCGGGAAAACCCTGACTGCACGGATCAGCCCATGAAAAAAGAGGCATGGCCGGGACTACCGGGATTCAGAAGGAGGGAACCGGGCCCGTTACGGCCGGGGTTCTTATTTTTTGTACCGGAATGCATTTTCCGGTATCCGCATCTCGAACCGGGCCCCGGTTCCGGCATTACCATTTTCCGTGATCGTGATACCGGTGACAGAAAGGATCTCCCGGACCAGGAAGAGGCCAAAGCCGGTATTTTTCCCAAACCCGCGCTCGAAGAGCCGGGCCTTGTCACCGGCGGTTATCCCGGTACCGTCATCTTCGACAACGACAAGCAGGAATTCTTTCTCCGGGTGTGCAGAAACCCGGATCCGGGACATTGTCTCCCCCCCGTACCGGAGTGCATTGTCGAACAGGTTGTAAAAGACCTTCTCAAAGAGCAGGTCAGAAAAGATCTCAACATCTGAGATCTCCGCTTCAAGCCGGATATTCCCCGCGGGAAGGGATGACCAGGCATTCCCTGTTACCTGCGCCGGGTCCTGCCACGAGGGTGCCTTCACGCCCATATCATCGATGATCTCCGTAAAATTGATCTGCTGCTCGATGATGCCCGCGATCTTCTGGGCCTTTGTTATGAGTTCCAGGATCGTTTCCGGGTCGGAGACTGAGGCCCGCGCAAACTCAAGCCACCCGCCAAGTGCCAGAAGCTGGTTGCGGATATCATGGCGGGTGATGCTCGTCATGAGCGTGATCTGCCGGTTTGCCTGCCGCAGGGCATTCTCGATAGCTTTTAACTGGGTAACGTCATGGAGGATCCCTTCGACGCCGTCAATATTCCCGTTTTCATCGAAGAGAAGGCGGCTGTTTGCCGTGGCATCGTGCAGGTTGCCATAACGGTCTTTCAGGGACAGAGGGTACCCGGAGATTACTTTCTTTTCAAGGAGAACTGCCATGAGGGCATCTTGTTCCCGTGGATCTGCATAGAAATCCGTTGAACGGAGTTTCCCGGCAATATCGGCAGGAGACTCGTACCCGACAATGCGGGCACCATAGGGGCTGATCATCGTGATCATCCCCTCACGGTTAACCCGGTAGAAGACATCCTGCATATTCTCGATAATGTTCCGGTAATCCTCTTCACTGCGGCGCAGGGCCTCTTCGGTCCGCTGGCGGTCGGTGATATCCCGGAGAATGGAGATGATGCCCCGCACGGAACCGTCGCGGTAATGGAGGGCGGCACTATGCATTTCCACAACGAACCGGGAACCGTCTTTGCGTTGCACATGGTACTTGTTCGAACTGAACGCGTTGTCAGTGAGGACTTTTCTGAACCGTTCCATGGCGGTAATCCGGTCCTCGGGGCAAATCCAGTCTATGACAGAGGTACCGAGTGCCTCTTTTAGATCGGAGAGTCCGAAAAACTTAAGCGCCTGCGGGGATGCGTAGGTAAGGATTCCCCGGGTGTCAACCAAGGTGATCCCATCCGGGGATGCCATGAAGAGGCTCCGGTATAATTCTTCGGATTGCCTGATCGCCTCTTCCGCCTTTTTGCGGTCCGAGATGTCCCGGCAGATGTAGATAAGCCCGTACGGGGTTCCCTCCGGGGAGCGGAGGACATCCCCGTTCACTTCGAGACGGAGGCGGACATCGCCTTTTACAATGAGAGTATATTCTTTTGGACCCAGCGGACCCTCAAACATCAGCCGGGTATTCGTGACTGCCTGCTCCTGGCACTCCGGCGCAATAAAGGAGAGCATGGATTTCCCGATCAGGTCATCCGGGGAATCGAACCCCCCCGCCTTCACCCCGATATCATTAACAGAGATGATCTTCCCTTCAACATCGGTCCTGACCACAATATCCGGAATCGTGGCAAGCATCCGCCGGTGCAGTTCCTCGCTCTCGATAAGTGCAGTCTCCCTTTGCCGCTCATCGGTGATATTGCGGAGCGTGCCGATGGCCACCCGCTTCCCGTTATAGATGCCGGTCCCGACCCGGATCTTCACCCGGACCCGGGTTTTTCCGTCTTTATGCAGTACGGAAAACTCATAACTCTCCGGCAGAGCATCGCCGGTTATCCGGTCCAGATGGCGCGAAACCACCATCTCCCGGTCTTCGGGTGCGACCAGGAAATCAAATGCTTTTCCGGTCAGTTCCCCGACCGTATACCCGACCATGGCGGCATACGGTTCGTTGACAAAGAGGAGTATCCCGTCGTGGGCAAGGAAGACCCCGTCCTCGGTGTGGCTGACAAGAGTGCGGTATTTGGCCTCGCTCTCGGCTATCTGCTCCTGGCTCTCCCGAAGCTGGTCGAGCTGGGACCGTAGTTCTTCCTGCGATGCTGTCAGCTGCTCGTAGGCACCTTTGAGTTCCTCTTCCGCATGTTTTGTGGCCGTGACATCGAGCTCGATCCCGTCCCAGAGCGTTCCGCCGCCGGGCAGCGGGCGGGGAGCCGAGCGGAGGAGCACCCACCGTTCCTTGCCCGAGGGGGTCCGGATCCGGGCCTCGGTGCTGAAAAACGACATGGTCATGTGGGAGTGTTCTTCCGCTTCTCTGACCCGTTGGAAGTCCTCGGGGAAGATCTGGCTGTACAGCACCATCGGGTCCCGTATCACATCCTCCGGGCTGACCTCGTGGATCACTTCAACCCCGGCGCTCACGTGAACATACCGCTGTTTTCCGTCCGGGTCCCGCTCGACCTGGTACACCATCCCGAGCGGGAGGTTATCCGCAAGGGATCGGATCTGCTCTTCCCGTTCCAGGATTGCTGCCTCTACCTGTTTCCGCTCAGTGACGTCCCGGCAGATACCAAGGATTGCAGGCCGCCCGAGGAATTCAACAACATCAACAAAGAACTCCCCGTCCCGTTCCTCCCCGTTTTTCGTCAGGATCCTTGCGCTGAACACGGTGGAGAGATGCCCACCGGCAAACCTTTGTAACGATGCCTCCTTTAATCGCCCGCGATCATCCGGGTGAATAAAATCCCAGATCTCCCGTTTCATGAGCTCATCGTGCGTGAAACCAGTCAGTTCCTCGGCCTGCCGGTTGATAAAGAGGAAGTGGTTGTCCCGGTGAATGTAGATGGAGTCATGGCTGTTCTCGACCACGAGCCGGTACTTCTCCTCAGATTGCCTGAGGGCATCTTTTGCCTGTCTCTCTTCAGTCACGTCCCTTGAATACACGGCAACGGTTGCAACCCCGCCATCCGGGCCGATTTCCGGGTACACGTGGTTTTCATAGATCCTGCCGGTCCGATCGTCGATGAATACGAGCGGCGTCTTTGTCTTTGCCGCTTCTTCGATCTTCTCCCGTCGCAGGTCTGCAAGCTGGGGTGAGACGAGAGTGTATGCATTCTTCCCGAGAAGGTCTTCTACCGGGGTGTGGAAGCGGGTGGACGCAGCCTGGTTGACCGCAAGGATGGTCCCCTGCATATCGAGAAGCATGGAGGCATCGGGGGGAGCATTGAGGAGAGCGTCGATGGTCTGCTGCGCCTTCTTTCGCACGGATATGTCCATGCTCTGGGTATAGACCAGATCCTGGCCGGGTACCTGCACCCGGGTCAGGGACGCGAGCGTCGTGAAAGTCCTGCCGTCAGGGACACGGACGTGAAGTTCGGCGTTGCGGATCATTCCTTCCGCTGCCAGCTGCTGCTGGATCGCGGAATACTGGATGGGATCGGGAATGAGGCCCAGTTCCGCGATGGTTTTGCCAATGGCATCCTTGCGGGAGATCCTGAGATCTTTCAGGTAACGGTCATTGATATCGATGATCTTTCCCGTAGAGAAATCGGTAACCATCTGGTGGATGGGGCTTGCGTGGAAGAGGGAGCTGAGCCGTTTTTCGGAGCCGTGAAGGGCATCCATGGCGCGTTTGCGCCCGACTGCCATGTTGATCTTATGAGAAAGTTCGGCGAACTGTGACCTGACGTCCCCCCCTTTCTGGAGGTAGAAGTCGGCGCCGGAGTTGATAGCCTCGATGACCACGTCTTCCCGGCCACGACCGGTGAAGAGGATGAACGGGAGGTTGCCGAACTCTGCACGTACTGCTTTTAAGAAAGCCAGCCCGTCCATTACGGGCATCTGGTAGTCGGAGATGATGGCATCGTAGGATTTTTCCCTGAGAGCTTCAAGACCATCGGTCGCGGATTCCTGCGTATCAACAGCAACATCCCCGAGTTTTTCAAGAAATGTTTTTCCCAGGAGGAGGAGGTCCGGTTCATCATCAACGTAAAGGATAGTGTACTGCGCCATGGTCGTTTTTGTAAAGGAGGGAGAGAAGTATCTGCACGTACCTGTGAAAGCTGAAAAATAAATAGTATTCCCTTCACCGGGCAGATCCGAAAGAAAAAAGACATAAAACCACCCGGTGAACCGGTTTTTTGAGCGAAAAATGGCCGGTTTCTGCGGAATATCCGCTGGAAGAAACAGTGGAAGCGGAGATAAGGATTTACCGGCACATTCAACATCCCCCGGTCATTTCCGGAGATGCGGGGACTGCCCCTGTTTTTACCCATAGAACGGTTCTGGAATGCAGAATCCACCGATATTACGGGATTCCCACTGATGAATATATATACAAATATTACGTTTTATCATATGAGGTTCTGAAATCATTTCAGCCCAAGCAGGTAGACTATGAAATTCCATAGCAATGATAATGCATTCACCGGTCTCGAGGCAGCGATTGTGCTCATCGCATTCGTTGTCGTTGCGGCGGTGTTCTCGTATGTGGTGCTCGGCGCCGGGTTCTTCACTACCCAGAAGAGCCAGGAAGTTGTCCACTCAGGTGTGCAGCAGGCAAGCTCAACACTCCAGATCTTCGGGAACGTGTACGGAATAGGTACACCGGGAACTTCAGTTAATACGGTTAATTTCACCGTCGGACTTGCTCCGGGCGGATCGCCGATTGATTTTGATAAAGTTGCCATAACCTACAGTAATTCGACAACTCTCGAAACCCTTTCGCATGTTACGACCAAGGGAGCAGCCATCGCAGGGGGACAGTGGGTTATTTTCTCCGTCCAGAACCAGGTGACGGACGATAACGTGCTTGAGAAAGGCGAGCAGTTTGAGATCAGCGCAATGCCGTCAAAAGCAATTATCAAGGATGACCATTTCTCTCTTGAGATCAAACCGGCGATCGGAGCCGCATTATCCATTGTCCGGGACGCTCCGGCATCAATTCAGGGTGTAAACATCCTGTACTGATTTTTTTACCGGAGAGAGACGGGTGCATCCGGTCATCTGCCGCCCCCGGTCCCGTAGAGATTTCAGCTCTTTTTCTGTCCTGTACATGCATCAGAGGAACATCGGTATTAGAGAACTCCGTTCAGGTCCCCCACCGGATAAAAGAAGCGCGGGGGACGACGGGAACGTGCTGCCGATGACCATGTCACAGCACATGAAATGCGCGTCCGACTTCTGAAGAACCTGACGGGATATTTTTGTACGTGAATGCATGAAATGACTGAACAACGGACGTTTTGTGCCGGAAATCTGGGTAAATTATTTATACAATTATTGCTATTCCAATTACAACGACTGAGCCATATCTCAGTCCAATAGGTGATTTATGAGACCTTTTAATCATGAAAATGCATTTACCGGCCTCGAGGCAGCGATTGTGCTCATTGCATTCGTTGTCGTTGCGGCGGTGTTCTCGTACGTGGTGCTCGGCGCCGGGTTCTTCACTACCCAGAAGAGCCAGGAAGTCGTCCACACGGGTGTGCAGCAGGCGAGCTCAACCCTTGAAATTGTTGGTAATGTTTACGGCACGGGTACTGCAGGGACCTCGATTGATACGATTAACTTCTCAGCTGCACTTGCTCCCGGAGGAACGCCGGTCGACTTTGATAAGGTCGTAATAACCTACAGCAATACATCAGTGCTCGAAACACTGGCCAGGGGAACAAAACTGAATGCACCGGGAGCAGGGCAATGGACCATTGCATCGGTCCAGAACGAGGTTACCAACGATGATGTTCTCGAACGGGGCGAACAGTTCGACATCATGGCAAAGCCGTCCAGTGCAATTATGAAGAACGACCAGTTCCAGATGGAGATCAAACCCGCTATCGGCGCGGCACTCTCTATATCCCGTACTGCCCCGGCTTCCATCCAGAAAGTGAATATCATATACTAATCTTTTTTTGTGTCTGGATCCACAGGTGATTCCAGATTCCGGGCATCTCGTTGCATTCCCCGCCTCGGGGGCAGACTTCCGGGAAAATGACATAGGGATGACCCAGGAAGTGGCAGGAATCCGAACTGGGTAGAGTGGTAAAAAGAGGTTAAGGCAATGACTGATAGGCCGGGACAGCCCGGACTGCACTCGTGCTCAGGGCTTTGCTGCCCAGACGCCGTGCACGTTGCAGTAGATTCTCACCTTTTTAACATGGCTGATCGGATCGCTTCCTTCGAGACAGAACTCCTTCTCCGGCTTCTCACCGGGAGCGAGCATTGCCGTGTGCAGGAACGTATCCCCGATAACCTCGATCCACCGGATGAAGTGCTCTTTTTCCATGGGGTGGGAAACGGCCCCGACTTTCACGCGGATGCCCCGCGGGGTCTTCTCGATGACCGGCAGGTGCTTTTCCCTGCCAGCCTCTACGCTCTTCTCATCGAGCCGGGTCATCGGGTTTCCGCAGCAGACCAGGGTTCCCTTGCCATCTTCGACAATGAGCACCTTCTTCCCGCAAGTTGAGCATGAATACAATGCAAGCATGGTTTCCTTCCTCTAGTGACATAATCGCATAAGGACGGATATATAATTATGGAAGGAAGCAGTGAGGTGCACCACAGGTGAGACCGGGTTTTCCTGCGGCCCGGCCCGCCGCACCTCATACCATTACCGGTCGCCAGCCACGTGTTCGAAAGAGGGAACGAACGTGAGATCCTGGTGTTCGATTATCTCCCCGTCAGGGAACCGGATCGTGAGATTCCCGGTTGCGCCATCCAGCTGGACCATGTGAGAAAACCAGTACTTGTCCAGTTCTTTTCGTGCATCGGCAAGCGAGAAGGCCGGGGTTGTATAGCGCCGGGCAGCGGGGATCTGCTGTACTTTTACAAGGTGCCGGACATTGAGCGTGACCTCTTCTGGAGAGACCGAGATTACCTGGACATTCTTTTTCGGAGACGCGAGAAGCAGGGGCAGAGCAGCGGGGTAGACGATGGCCTTCTCCGCCCAGCTGAGTGAATAATCTGCAACAATGTACGTATCCCCGTTCTCGGCAACCGTGGCATCGATATGCCTGACGCTGACTGCCCCGGCAGGGAGAACAAGGAGCAGCAGGAGCGCAATCGTAACCGGAAATGCAAGACGCGGGATCATAACAAGAGAGGCTTGCAGGTTATTCCTATTAATACTGCGTGCCGGCAGGACGTGCTGTCCGGCACAGGCCCGGATGATGCAATCCCGGCCAAAGACAATCAGGAGGGCCGCGGCCAAAAAAAGGAGATCGTATCCCCGGGAGGGGTTTTTTAGTCATCATCCTCTTCTTCATATTCCGGCCAGATATAGTCGTCATTGGCCGGATCCTGCAGCTCATCATGATCACTCATATCCCGGCGGGGATCGTCATCATGGTGTGCAGGTTGCCACCGGTCATCACGGGTGCTGCGGGCACCATGCCCGCGGTAGCTTTCACCGCCCCGTTGTCCGGAACAATCTCTTCCAGCTCTTCCCATCATACTCACCAGCTATCTTGTTTTCCGGAAAATAAAACTCAATAATATTTCCATGTTAAAAAAGATTTCCAAACGCCGGTTGGATTCCATCCGTCACTGATGGTACGCGTTCCGGAAGACCGGGCCACCTGTCTGCCTGCTGCCGGGCGCGGACTGCAAAACCACAGGTGGCAAGGGAGCGCTCATCGCGTAGCGAGATTCAGTTCCAGTAAAAAAAGACTACTTCTTCTGCACTGCGGCTATCAATACGATCACGCCGAGGGCACCGATCACGGCAACCGGAAGGCTGCCGGATTTTTGTGTCCGGGCAGGAGTTACCGGCGCTGAAGGGGCCGCGGACAAGGTTGCGAGCGTCGGAGCCGGGCCGGATGCCTGCATCTGGTCAACGGTCATGCCAATCGGCGGGACCACGTGCACGATATAATCCGAGATGGGCTGGATGCCGCCTACCATGCCGGCCGGCCGGTTCGTGCAGGAAGAGGAAAGCGCCTGGCCCTTCATGAACGTGACAACGATGCTCGAGCCGTCGTTCCGGCCATTGAAACCGAGAGCCTCGCCGGGCTTTAAGGTCCTGGCGGCAAGCTGCCTGCCGTCGCCCCGGATGGCAACATCTGAAGAGACTGCGGTGCAGGTGGTCCCGGTGCAGGCACTGCAGTCAGGGTTTGTTGAGAGAACGAGGGTATAATTCCCAGCCAGCGGCGTGGGGATAGTTGTCGCATCCCCGACGATATCCGTGACATACAGTTCGGACGGCTGCGAACCGAAGAGTTTTGCAAGCGCAATCCAGGTCTCCCCGGCGCCGCCAAGGCTCGTGGCAACAACGGGATCGCCGGTCTTAAAAACCGAGAATGCAGAAGGGTCGGGTGCAGTACCGGTAAGAGATGAGATGTTCATCGAATCGTACGTGCAGATCGTCGAGCCGCTTGCCGCGTACACGCATCCGTATTGGAGCGGGTTTGCGATTGTTATCATGTTTCTTGAAGGATCCATCGTTGTTATGGTGCCTTTTACGGTGGCTTCCTGGATAACGGCGGATGCCGGCAGGATAATGCAGCAGGCGATCAGGGCAACTATCAGGGTGCATGAGAAGTAGCGGTTCATGGACAATAACTCCGTGTTATGTATAGTCTATCGACCATCGGCAGGAAAGGATAAAAATACCATGCACCTGCACCGGGTTCTTTTTCTTGAGAAAGCGCCAACACGGTAGTATGCAGGTGACGTTTCTTGGAACCAACGGCTGGTTCGACACCCTTGCCGGCAACACGGTCTCGGTCCTCGTGCAGTCGGAGGAGTACGATATCATCTTCGATGCCGGGAACGGGATAGCAAAGGCAGATCAGTACATCTCCCAGAAAAAACCCGTCTGCCTCTTCTTAAGCCACTTCCATATCGACCATATCGCCGGGCTCCATACGCTGTGCAAGTTCCGGCTTAAAAAAGGCCTCACCATCTACGGCCAGCCGGGGAGTGCAGAACTCCTTGACCGCTTCGTTGCCGAGCCGTTCACGGTCCCGATCAAAGATCTCCCCTTCTCCACAAAGGTTCAGGAACTCTCCGCCGGGGAACACCATCTCCCGTTCACGATCACCTGCCTCCCGCTGGTCCACCCCGCCCCCTGCTTCGGGTACCGGCTCGAGACAGACGGGAAAGTGGTTACATTCTGTACGGATACCGGCGTCTGCGACAACGCGGTCACGCTCGCGCGGGATGCCGACCTGTTCATCACCGAATGCGGGCTCTTAAGCGGGGAAGAGAGCCCTGACTGGCCCCATCTCAACCCGGAGAACGCGATCGGGATAGCCCGCAAGGCCCGGGCAAAACGGCTTGCACTGACCCATTTCGGTGCCGAAGTCTATAAAACGCGTGAAGAACGGCTCGCCCTGCAGGAGCATTTTTCCGCTGAATGCCCCGGTCTTATCGCAGCTACCGACGGGCTCCAGTTGAACGTGTAAAAAAGTTATTCTTCCAGTTTTTTGAGCACCCATGCCATGTTCTCGCCGAGCACTTTCATGGTCCGGAGACCTTCCTCGTCTTCGCTCACTTCCCCGGCAGCCATGCCGATCCCAACGTTCCAGTAGGATGACCCGGGAACCACCATCTGGCTGATGAAGAAGAAATGATTCATGGTGTCAAAGGCGTGAATGGCCCCTCCCCGGCGGACTGCAACCACTGCAGCGCCGACTTTCCTCCGGAACATATCGTCGTTTGCCTTTGCAACATACCCCGCCCGGTCAATCAGGGCTTTCATCTCGGCAGAGACATCGGCAAAGTACGTGGGGGACGCAAGGATGATCCCGTCAGCTTCGAGCATCTTCTCGATGCACTCGTTTACGATATCCGCTTTCACCGCGCACTGTTTGTCCTTTCTCTCAAAACATTTGCCGCACGCGATACAGCCCCGGATCTTCTTTCCCGACAGCTGGACGAGCTCGGTCTTGATCTTCTCCTTTTTGAGGGCACGGAATACCTCGTTCACGAGAATTGCCGTGTTCCCGTCTTTCCTTGCACTGCCACTGAATGCAACAACTTTCATACTGCACCGGATTGGTGTTCTTTCCGCTACCGTATAGATGCATCGCCCGGTCATGAACGCGGGTGAGGGGGCCCATCCATAATAAACCCGGGATCTATCCCGTGCTGACGGTAAACCGGTATGCTCCCTTCGGCACGAGAATCTCGAACCGGGCCCCTTTCCCAGCTGTTCCGGTCTCGTGGAGGGTAATGCCGGTGATGGAGAGGATCTCCCGGGCAAGGAAGAGGCTCATGCCGCTCCCGCCTTCATACTTCCGCTCGAAGATCATCTCTTTTTGTTCAGGGCGAATTCCCGGACCATCATCCTCGAAGACGAGCCGGAGCCCATCAGAAACCACCTCCTTGGAGAGGGATATTACGGTTGCTGCAGGTGCATGCAGGAGAACATTCTCGGTAAGAGAGATGAAAACTTTCTCGAGAAGAGGATCGGCATAGATCTCCAGGTTGTCGGACCGGAGATCCCGGTGCAGATGGGAGATGTCCAGATGAGAGATGGCAATGAGAAATACGCTGGAAACATTCTGCCATGCCGGGGTTTTGATTCCGAGATCCTGGTAATTCCTGGCAAACTGGAGGGATGATTCAATCTTCCGGATAATCCCGGTCTCTTTGCGGTGGAATGCCAGCGTCTTCTCATCTGACGCTTCCCGTCCTTCCAGGTTGATATATCCCGAGAGCGAGAAGATCGCATTCTGGAGATCGGTAATAGTAATCCGGTTGAGAAAAACCAGTTTTTCAGTTGCCCTGCGTAATGCCTCCTCGGCCCGCTCGCGATCAGTGATATCATCGGATATCCCAAGGAGGTATTTGGGATTCCCGTCTTTATCGGGGATCGGGATCTTCTTGGTGTGGAGGACCCGCTCCCCCCTGTTCCGGGTCATGATCGTTTCCCTGCCGATATCCACGGGCTGCAACGTTCCCAGCACCTCGCGATCCTTTGCGGCAAAGAAATCCGCCTCCTCTTTTGGGAAGAAGTCATGATCGCTCCTGCCAATCATCTCCTGCCGGGAATACCCCAGCAGCTCCTCGCCGGCCCGGTTGAACCGGACAAAGCGGAGACTGGTGGCATCTTTAACAAAGATCATGTCGGGAATATTTTCAATGATGGTAGCGAGAAATTCCTCGTTCTCCCGCAGGGCTTCTTCGGCCCGTTTGCTGTCGGTAACATCCCGGACAATCCCAAGCACCCGTTCTTTATCCAGTTTTATGACCCGGGCTTCATAATCCCGCATACCGTCAGGCATCTGCAGGGTATAGCGGATATGCCCGAGCCGGCCGGAATCAAGGGCATGACCGATGGCGCTGATGATACGGTTCCCCGTCTCTGGATCGAACCCGACATCCCAGATGCTCCTCCCGATAATCTCCCCCGGGGAAACCGGCAGGATAACTCCCTCGGGAACATGGTAATCCAGGTACTTCCCCTCCCGGGAAAGGACAAAGAGGAGATCCGGCATGGCGGCAATGATCGCAGCATTCCTCTCCTCGCTCTTCTTGAGATCCTGTTCTGCCCGGGTTCTCTGGGCAAGTTCCTCGTTGAGCTCGGCAGTCTTCCGTGCAACCTGGCGCCGTAGCGACCAGAACCAGAAGAGCACGAGAAGGAGAATAGCCGCCGAGGGAAGAATGAGAATCGTGACAAGAGTGAGGATCTGGGAATAGACTCTCCTCTCTTCATACACGCCGAACCATTTCTGGTACAGCTCGTCGTATTTCCCAGATTGTTTCACAATGGCAAGGCCTTCGTTGAGCACGGGGATGAGATCCCGGTTGGCGGGCGAAACGGCAAACGCATAATTTCTCGGTTCAATGGGAGGCTCCACGATTTCGAGATTGGAAAGACCGAGGCGGTCGGCATTGTAAATTCCCTGTAGTTTTGCAACAAGGGCGCAGTCATAATTCCCTTTCGAGAGCAGGATCAGCGCATCTTCCTGGTTCTCCACGGGAACGATCTTGTCAGTCACGCCAAGGTTCCTGATATAATCGTCCATGATGTCCCCCCGCTGGACGAGGACCGATCTGTTCCGGAGATCCGCAATCGAATGGATATCCGAACCCTGCCGGACAAAGACCGCGTGCGACACGACGATATGAGGGGAAGAGAAATTCACGTACCTGGC
Above is a window of uncultured Methanoregula sp. DNA encoding:
- a CDS encoding PAS domain S-box protein, coding for MAQYTILYVDDEPDLLLLGKTFLEKLGDVAVDTQESATDGLEALREKSYDAIISDYQMPVMDGLAFLKAVRAEFGNLPFILFTGRGREDVVIEAINSGADFYLQKGGDVRSQFAELSHKINMAVGRKRAMDALHGSEKRLSSLFHASPIHQMVTDFSTGKIIDINDRYLKDLRISRKDAIGKTIAELGLIPDPIQYSAIQQQLAAEGMIRNAELHVRVPDGRTFTTLASLTRVQVPGQDLVYTQSMDISVRKKAQQTIDALLNAPPDASMLLDMQGTILAVNQAASTRFHTPVEDLLGKNAYTLVSPQLADLRREKIEEAAKTKTPLVFIDDRTGRIYENHVYPEIGPDGGVATVAVYSRDVTEERQAKDALRQSEEKYRLVVENSHDSIYIHRDNHFLFINRQAEELTGFTHDELMKREIWDFIHPDDRGRLKEASLQRFAGGHLSTVFSARILTKNGEERDGEFFVDVVEFLGRPAILGICRDVTERKQVEAAILEREEQIRSLADNLPLGMVYQVERDPDGKQRYVHVSAGVEVIHEVSPEDVIRDPMVLYSQIFPEDFQRVREAEEHSHMTMSFFSTEARIRTPSGKERWVLLRSAPRPLPGGGTLWDGIELDVTATKHAEEELKGAYEQLTASQEELRSQLDQLRESQEQIAESEAKYRTLVSHTEDGVFLAHDGILLFVNEPYAAMVGYTVGELTGKAFDFLVAPEDREMVVSRHLDRITGDALPESYEFSVLHKDGKTRVRVKIRVGTGIYNGKRVAIGTLRNITDERQRETALIESEELHRRMLATIPDIVVRTDVEGKIISVNDIGVKAGGFDSPDDLIGKSMLSFIAPECQEQAVTNTRLMFEGPLGPKEYTLIVKGDVRLRLEVNGDVLRSPEGTPYGLIYICRDISDRKKAEEAIRQSEELYRSLFMASPDGITLVDTRGILTYASPQALKFFGLSDLKEALGTSVIDWICPEDRITAMERFRKVLTDNAFSSNKYHVQRKDGSRFVVEMHSAALHYRDGSVRGIISILRDITDRQRTEEALRRSEEDYRNIIENMQDVFYRVNREGMITMISPYGARIVGYESPADIAGKLRSTDFYADPREQDALMAVLLEKKVISGYPLSLKDRYGNLHDATANSRLLFDENGNIDGVEGILHDVTQLKAIENALRQANRQITLMTSITRHDIRNQLLALGGWLEFARASVSDPETILELITKAQKIAGIIEQQINFTEIIDDMGVKAPSWQDPAQVTGNAWSSLPAGNIRLEAEISDVEIFSDLLFEKVFYNLFDNALRYGGETMSRIRVSAHPEKEFLLVVVEDDGTGITAGDKARLFERGFGKNTGFGLFLVREILSVTGITITENGNAGTGARFEMRIPENAFRYKK
- a CDS encoding GlpM family protein, with translation MNYLYTLLKFIIGGSVIVGVTLLAEQVDPRYGGMLAAAPIITTLAIVFTFFEAGHDTTRQLVLSAFWFAIPSIFFLLALYFLLTRFSLLPSLGGAYGIWIAALLIVYRFVSIV
- a CDS encoding archaellin/type IV pilin N-terminal domain-containing protein, yielding MRPFNHENAFTGLEAAIVLIAFVVVAAVFSYVVLGAGFFTTQKSQEVVHTGVQQASSTLEIVGNVYGTGTAGTSIDTINFSAALAPGGTPVDFDKVVITYSNTSVLETLARGTKLNAPGAGQWTIASVQNEVTNDDVLERGEQFDIMAKPSSAIMKNDQFQMEIKPAIGAALSISRTAPASIQKVNIIY
- a CDS encoding flavodoxin family protein; amino-acid sequence: MKVVAFSGSARKDGNTAILVNEVFRALKKEKIKTELVQLSGKKIRGCIACGKCFERKDKQCAVKADIVNECIEKMLEADGIILASPTYFADVSAEMKALIDRAGYVAKANDDMFRRKVGAAVVAVRRGGAIHAFDTMNHFFFISQMVVPGSSYWNVGIGMAAGEVSEDEEGLRTMKVLGENMAWVLKKLEE
- a CDS encoding ribonuclease Z, whose protein sequence is MQVTFLGTNGWFDTLAGNTVSVLVQSEEYDIIFDAGNGIAKADQYISQKKPVCLFLSHFHIDHIAGLHTLCKFRLKKGLTIYGQPGSAELLDRFVAEPFTVPIKDLPFSTKVQELSAGEHHLPFTITCLPLVHPAPCFGYRLETDGKVVTFCTDTGVCDNAVTLARDADLFITECGLLSGEESPDWPHLNPENAIGIARKARAKRLALTHFGAEVYKTREERLALQEHFSAECPGLIAATDGLQLNV
- a CDS encoding flagellin — translated: MKFHSNDNAFTGLEAAIVLIAFVVVAAVFSYVVLGAGFFTTQKSQEVVHSGVQQASSTLQIFGNVYGIGTPGTSVNTVNFTVGLAPGGSPIDFDKVAITYSNSTTLETLSHVTTKGAAIAGGQWVIFSVQNQVTDDNVLEKGEQFEISAMPSKAIIKDDHFSLEIKPAIGAALSIVRDAPASIQGVNILY
- a CDS encoding desulfoferrodoxin — protein: MLALYSCSTCGKKVLIVEDGKGTLVCCGNPMTRLDEKSVEAGREKHLPVIEKTPRGIRVKVGAVSHPMEKEHFIRWIEVIGDTFLHTAMLAPGEKPEKEFCLEGSDPISHVKKVRIYCNVHGVWAAKP
- a CDS encoding metal-dependent hydrolase, coding for MNRKVHLISGGILYLAYVYVTGFFHDITPELFVYGIVAVTLGSLFPDIIEPATGARHRRICHSWRALKLMLALFLVLALAISFSPGIPRYPLAFSASCFFLGYAVHLIADSLTRAGLPD